A genomic region of Thermodesulfovibrio thiophilus DSM 17215 contains the following coding sequences:
- the thiL gene encoding thiamine-phosphate kinase — translation MEKDELTIIKEIRDRFSFSDSSVIGIGDDSAVLKFINSALLTTDLMIEDIHFDLSYSSFYHLGFKIVSVNVSDIYAMGGDFKGFLFSLGIPETIEDNDLRELFDGIEDALKHYGGILVGGDLSKSEKVILSGFATGETDNPVLRKGAEAGDWIFITSYLGLSAAGLYALKNFSDDEKKVIKSIRNFENFKAFDSKFVGIDRIGEVLQRHLLPHARQSHQFRHLAKAMMDISDGLLIDLYRLCEENNVGAEIYIDKLPVHSVVTRVSECLSLDPMNLILSGGEDYELLVVSHREDIATSFGLIPVGRIIEDRGIYLIDLLKRRIPARPEGWQHFQQV, via the coding sequence ATGGAAAAAGATGAGTTAACCATTATAAAAGAAATACGGGATAGATTTTCATTCTCAGATAGTTCAGTGATTGGAATTGGAGATGATTCAGCAGTATTAAAGTTTATTAATTCTGCGCTTCTTACAACAGATCTCATGATTGAAGATATTCATTTTGATTTAAGCTACAGTTCTTTTTATCACCTCGGATTTAAGATTGTATCTGTTAATGTAAGTGATATCTACGCAATGGGTGGAGATTTTAAAGGATTTTTGTTTTCTCTGGGAATTCCTGAAACTATTGAAGATAATGATTTAAGGGAGCTATTTGATGGTATTGAAGATGCATTGAAACATTATGGAGGAATTTTAGTTGGCGGAGACCTCTCTAAAAGTGAAAAAGTTATTCTTTCAGGTTTTGCTACTGGAGAAACTGATAATCCTGTTTTAAGAAAAGGGGCAGAAGCAGGTGACTGGATTTTTATTACATCTTATCTCGGGCTATCCGCAGCAGGCCTTTATGCTTTGAAAAATTTTTCTGATGATGAAAAAAAAGTTATCAAATCAATCAGAAATTTTGAAAATTTCAAAGCATTTGATAGTAAATTTGTTGGTATAGATAGGATAGGTGAAGTCCTGCAGAGACATCTTCTGCCTCATGCAAGACAATCTCACCAATTTAGACATCTTGCAAAAGCGATGATGGATATAAGTGATGGATTGCTTATTGATTTATACAGACTCTGTGAAGAAAATAATGTTGGAGCCGAGATTTATATTGATAAACTTCCAGTTCATTCTGTTGTAACACGAGTTTCAGAGTGTTTAAGCCTTGATCCCATGAATCTAATACTTTCTGGTGGAGAAGATTATGAACTGCTTGTAGTTTCTCATAGAGAGGATATTGCTACATCATTTGGTCTAATTCCTGTGGGGCGAATCATTGAGGACAGAGGAATATATTTAATAGACCTGCTGAAAAGAAGAATACCAGCAAGGCCAGAAGGCTGGCAACATTTTCAACAAGTATGA
- the galU gene encoding UTP--glucose-1-phosphate uridylyltransferase GalU, which translates to MIKKAVLPVAGLGTRFLPATKASPKEMLPILDKPLIQYAVEEAVKVGIEEFLFITGKHKRAIEDHFDKAYELEERLKRAGKYDLLEKINCFENLNIAYIRQKEPKGLGDAILCAKPFVKDEAFVVILSDDLIDPDHSVLHEMIKIYEEKKAPVIALEAVPLEEVSRYGIVSGKKIDGYYIVDNLIEKPEPAHAPSNLAIIGRYILTPQIFKYLDSLQPGRGGEIQLTDALKVLLDETVIYGYIIEGKRYDAGEKLGYLKTIVEFALKDTEISYQFVSFLKDKFSNL; encoded by the coding sequence ATGATTAAGAAAGCTGTTTTACCTGTAGCAGGTCTTGGTACAAGATTTCTTCCGGCTACCAAGGCTTCTCCAAAGGAAATGCTTCCAATTCTTGATAAACCACTCATTCAGTATGCTGTTGAAGAGGCTGTAAAGGTCGGGATAGAAGAGTTTTTATTCATTACCGGTAAACACAAACGAGCTATTGAAGACCATTTTGATAAAGCCTATGAACTGGAGGAAAGACTTAAGAGGGCCGGTAAATATGATCTTTTAGAGAAGATAAACTGTTTCGAAAATCTTAATATTGCCTATATAAGACAGAAGGAACCTAAAGGGCTTGGAGATGCTATACTCTGTGCTAAACCATTTGTGAAGGACGAAGCATTTGTTGTAATTCTGAGTGATGACTTAATAGATCCGGACCATTCCGTTCTTCATGAGATGATAAAAATATATGAAGAAAAAAAAGCTCCAGTAATAGCTCTTGAAGCAGTTCCTTTAGAGGAAGTATCAAGATATGGAATTGTTTCAGGGAAAAAAATTGATGGTTATTATATAGTTGATAATTTGATTGAAAAACCCGAACCAGCTCATGCTCCTTCGAATCTTGCCATAATTGGAAGATATATATTAACACCGCAGATATTTAAGTATCTCGATAGTTTGCAACCTGGTAGAGGAGGAGAAATTCAACTAACTGATGCTTTAAAAGTTCTTTTAGACGAAACAGTCATTTATGGATACATTATTGAAGGCAAGAGATATGACGCAGGAGAAAAACTTGGTTATTTGAAAACAATAGTGGAGTTTGCTTTGAAAGACACTGAAATTTCTTATCAGTTTGTATCTTTTCTTAAAGACAAGTTTTCAAATCTGTAA
- a CDS encoding response regulator: protein MKKKVVICVQKDISNVVNWALKELTEVSTQYLDHLYQLEKTFESDKDFCGIIIDSFIDGESTIPFLEKLREKVKIKILLIISPDTAKQNIVKLIQEKKVDNVIIKPFNANQIVDAVAKLCNIARSSETPWYMYTKPQ from the coding sequence ATGAAGAAAAAAGTTGTAATATGTGTTCAGAAAGATATAAGCAATGTTGTCAATTGGGCATTAAAAGAACTCACTGAAGTATCCACTCAGTATCTTGACCATCTGTATCAACTTGAAAAGACTTTTGAATCTGACAAAGATTTTTGCGGGATCATTATTGATTCTTTTATTGATGGTGAAAGTACTATTCCTTTTTTAGAAAAGCTAAGAGAGAAAGTAAAGATTAAAATTCTTTTAATAATCTCTCCAGACACTGCAAAACAGAATATAGTTAAACTCATCCAGGAGAAGAAAGTTGACAATGTTATAATAAAACCTTTTAACGCCAATCAGATAGTTGATGCAGTGGCAAAATTGTGCAATATAGCTAGATCCTCTGAAACTCCATGGTATATGTATACTAAACCTCAATAA
- a CDS encoding TIGR00153 family protein, translating into MFKKIISGGKLEKQVIENIKIHIKILCSATECFKGAITTGNTEATFCVADLEREADSIRREIISTIHEGAFLPFIRPNICRFIEMVDEAFDILEDAAVEFRDLKMEFYKLIEPECVKIASANINACQLLLIAFESLINKGDIKDKNLAIRVYEKQVDDLKLDILEKLKKIEITNFWDGRTVSNFVDYISKISDLIEDASDYLYIIEVSLR; encoded by the coding sequence ATGTTTAAAAAAATAATTTCTGGAGGTAAATTAGAAAAACAGGTAATAGAAAATATTAAAATACACATAAAAATTTTATGTTCTGCAACCGAATGTTTTAAAGGTGCAATCACTACAGGAAATACAGAAGCAACTTTTTGTGTGGCAGACTTAGAAAGAGAGGCAGACTCAATCAGGAGAGAAATAATTTCTACAATTCACGAAGGTGCATTCCTTCCATTTATAAGACCTAATATTTGTAGATTTATTGAAATGGTAGATGAAGCTTTTGATATTTTAGAAGATGCAGCAGTTGAATTTAGAGATTTAAAAATGGAATTTTATAAATTAATTGAACCTGAATGCGTAAAAATTGCTTCGGCAAACATTAATGCATGCCAATTGCTTTTAATTGCATTTGAGAGTCTGATAAACAAAGGAGATATTAAAGATAAAAATCTTGCAATTAGAGTTTATGAAAAACAAGTGGATGATCTTAAATTAGATATCTTAGAAAAATTAAAAAAAATTGAAATAACAAACTTCTGGGATGGTAGAACAGTTTCAAATTTTGTTGATTATATTTCCAAAATAAGCGATTTAATTGAAGATGCAAGCGATTATCTTTACATAATTGAAGTAAGTTTACGATAA
- a CDS encoding site-2 protease family protein — MREYIVPLILFIATVFTTLFAGSLQQGVNLFKEPLRILEGYPFSVSIMTILLGHEMGHFFASKAHRTKATLPYFIPAPSIIGTFGAFIKMKSPIFTRKALIDIGAAGPIVGFILSLIACIIGIKMSKVIPLTGNEGDALMLGDSILFFVLVKLILGNIPQGHDVVLHSVAFAGWIGLFVTSMNLLPVGQLDGGHIAYALFGNLHSRISRIILFTVAILGVFFWYGWLVWAILLLFLGVDHPPILVWENRLSLSRRMVGIASFIIFLLTFTPAPFKF; from the coding sequence ATGAGAGAATATATTGTTCCTTTAATTCTTTTTATTGCTACAGTTTTTACGACTCTTTTTGCTGGTTCACTTCAGCAGGGTGTTAATCTATTTAAAGAGCCGTTACGGATTCTCGAGGGCTATCCCTTTTCAGTAAGTATAATGACAATACTGCTTGGACATGAAATGGGACATTTTTTTGCATCAAAAGCGCATAGAACAAAAGCAACGTTGCCTTATTTCATTCCTGCTCCATCAATAATTGGAACATTCGGCGCTTTTATAAAAATGAAGTCTCCTATTTTTACAAGAAAAGCACTTATTGATATAGGAGCAGCAGGTCCAATTGTAGGTTTTATTCTCTCTCTGATTGCTTGTATAATAGGGATTAAAATGTCAAAAGTTATTCCATTGACGGGTAACGAAGGAGATGCATTAATGCTTGGAGACTCCATTCTTTTTTTTGTACTTGTCAAGTTAATACTGGGAAATATTCCTCAAGGACATGATGTTGTTCTTCATTCAGTTGCTTTTGCTGGATGGATTGGACTTTTTGTTACTTCAATGAATCTTTTACCTGTTGGACAGCTTGATGGAGGACATATAGCATATGCTCTCTTTGGGAATTTGCATTCTCGTATTTCAAGAATTATCCTCTTTACGGTTGCAATTCTTGGAGTTTTTTTCTGGTATGGATGGCTTGTTTGGGCTATATTACTGTTATTCCTCGGAGTTGACCATCCTCCGATATTGGTATGGGAAAATAGGCTTAGTTTAAGTAGAAGAATGGTTGGTATTGCATCATTTATAATATTTTTGCTCACATTTACCCCCGCACCTTTTAAGTTTTAA
- the rimO gene encoding 30S ribosomal protein S12 methylthiotransferase RimO, translated as MRTFTVITLGCPKNIVDSRHLIDALKNEGFSYVEEFKQADFVLINTCCFINDAKEESIDEILLAAKFKNDRKLIVFGCLAKRYGQELKKEIPEIDAIAGVDDADSIINYMMQFKKLTGISKSYTYTVEPSSYRYIKIADGCNRRCTFCIIPSIRGSFRSVEPEKILREAECFIKSGIKELILVAQDITQYGKDLKGYSLNNLLKDLCSIEGDFWIRLLYLYPTDIDNSLLQTISENEKIVNYLDIPMQHSEERILRLMGRTGTKKEYLRKIHEIREAIPGITLRSTFIIGFPTETEDEFNRLVDFIEDVQFERLGVFKYSREDGTKAYSLKGQIPDTIINRRYDEIMSRQALISFEKNRKLVGKKYDALIDYIDADMIVGRLYCHAPEIDGVVILDNGNTLLENENSKKLNILDLKAGDKLKVVITEAYEYDVKGVIVS; from the coding sequence ATGAGAACCTTTACAGTAATCACTCTTGGTTGCCCGAAAAATATAGTTGATTCACGACATTTAATAGATGCTTTAAAAAATGAAGGTTTCTCATATGTTGAAGAGTTCAAACAGGCAGACTTTGTACTCATAAATACCTGCTGTTTTATAAATGATGCAAAAGAAGAATCAATTGATGAAATATTACTGGCAGCGAAGTTTAAAAATGATAGAAAGCTCATTGTATTTGGTTGTCTTGCAAAAAGATACGGTCAGGAATTGAAAAAAGAAATTCCAGAAATTGATGCCATTGCAGGAGTAGATGATGCAGACAGTATTATAAATTATATGATGCAATTCAAGAAATTAACTGGTATTTCAAAGAGTTATACTTATACAGTTGAGCCATCAAGTTATCGATATATAAAGATTGCTGATGGTTGTAATCGAAGATGTACCTTCTGTATTATTCCGTCAATAAGAGGTTCTTTTAGAAGTGTAGAACCTGAAAAAATTTTAAGAGAGGCAGAATGTTTTATAAAATCTGGAATTAAGGAACTAATTCTTGTTGCCCAAGACATTACTCAATATGGTAAGGATTTAAAGGGATATTCTCTGAATAATCTTCTTAAGGATTTATGTAGTATTGAAGGCGATTTCTGGATAAGACTTCTTTATTTATATCCTACAGATATAGATAATTCATTGCTTCAGACAATTTCTGAAAATGAAAAAATTGTTAACTATCTCGATATTCCAATGCAGCATTCAGAGGAAAGAATATTAAGACTTATGGGCAGAACAGGAACAAAGAAGGAATATTTAAGAAAAATTCACGAGATTAGAGAAGCAATTCCTGGAATTACTCTTAGAAGCACATTTATTATAGGATTTCCTACTGAGACAGAAGATGAGTTTAATAGACTTGTTGATTTTATTGAAGATGTGCAGTTTGAACGTCTTGGAGTTTTTAAATACTCAAGAGAGGATGGAACAAAGGCATATAGTTTAAAAGGACAGATTCCAGATACGATTATAAACAGACGATATGATGAAATAATGTCAAGACAGGCATTGATTTCTTTTGAGAAAAATAGAAAGCTTGTCGGTAAGAAATATGATGCATTGATAGATTATATCGATGCTGATATGATAGTTGGAAGACTTTACTGCCATGCACCTGAGATAGATGGTGTGGTAATATTAGACAATGGTAACACTTTGCTTGAGAACGAAAATTCCAAAAAACTGAATATACTGGATTTGAAAGCAGGAGATAAGTTAAAAGTAGTTATAACTGAAGCGTATGAATATGATGTTAAAGGAGTTATAGTTTCATGA
- a CDS encoding cyclic nucleotide-binding/CBS domain-containing protein: MSTKVKEIMNTKLETIRPEAMVYDAIERLVDKRLRSLIVLPKDEKDVYGVITVRDIVFKVISKNLNPHKIKVEEIASKPVISIDKETELEHLIALMERFNIARVFVHEGKEIIGVVALLDVMKACLIEQARRL; encoded by the coding sequence ATGAGCACCAAAGTCAAAGAAATAATGAATACCAAACTTGAAACAATCAGACCTGAAGCAATGGTTTACGATGCAATTGAAAGACTTGTTGATAAAAGACTTAGATCATTGATTGTTCTTCCAAAAGACGAGAAAGATGTGTATGGTGTTATAACTGTTAGAGATATTGTTTTTAAGGTAATTTCTAAAAATCTTAATCCACATAAAATTAAAGTAGAAGAAATTGCATCAAAACCTGTAATAAGCATCGATAAAGAAACAGAGTTAGAACATCTCATTGCACTTATGGAAAGATTTAATATTGCAAGAGTTTTTGTTCATGAAGGGAAAGAAATTATAGGAGTTGTAGCTTTATTAGATGTGATGAAGGCCTGTTTAATAGAGCAAGCAAGGAGACTATAA
- the trmB gene encoding tRNA (guanosine(46)-N7)-methyltransferase TrmB, giving the protein MQNYIDYRNVIKPLSFNNFTVEIGFGSGDFLVKMAKENSNEIFFGIEKSWIPVNKLLKKCNRDNLNNIFCVKLDAYWAFQLLFDDASVKKVLINYPDPWFKKSHISRRLTTREKLYIYAKKLVQTGEIRIRSDDYLFVEFTLKESKLLQCFSCIVSNPAINEPVTKYEKKWLSMNKDIYDIILKKEKEPFPIKIKEIKEILELFPVKVLTKQINISSILYQEFKIEDNLYLKCFSACKNEQNYTIEAVLLDNDFLQSFIITVKKKNDYFIIDVSQFSEILKTEGVQKALHYLAQILFKETI; this is encoded by the coding sequence ATGCAGAACTATATAGATTATCGTAACGTTATTAAACCTTTGTCTTTCAATAACTTTACTGTAGAAATCGGTTTTGGCTCAGGAGATTTTTTAGTTAAAATGGCAAAAGAAAACAGTAATGAGATATTTTTTGGTATAGAAAAATCATGGATACCCGTTAATAAACTTTTAAAGAAGTGCAATCGGGATAATCTCAATAATATTTTTTGCGTTAAACTTGATGCTTATTGGGCATTCCAGCTTTTGTTCGATGATGCTTCTGTGAAAAAAGTGCTTATTAACTATCCAGATCCATGGTTTAAGAAATCTCATATTAGTAGAAGACTTACAACAAGAGAAAAATTATATATTTATGCAAAAAAATTAGTTCAAACTGGCGAGATAAGAATTAGAAGCGATGATTATTTATTTGTAGAGTTTACATTGAAAGAGAGCAAACTCTTGCAATGTTTTTCATGCATTGTTTCAAATCCAGCAATAAACGAACCTGTTACAAAGTATGAAAAAAAATGGCTTTCAATGAACAAAGATATTTATGATATTATTCTGAAAAAAGAAAAAGAACCATTTCCTATAAAAATTAAGGAAATAAAGGAGATATTAGAATTGTTTCCAGTGAAAGTTTTGACAAAACAGATAAATATAAGTTCAATACTGTATCAAGAATTTAAAATAGAAGATAACCTTTATTTAAAATGCTTTTCTGCATGTAAAAATGAACAAAATTATACTATTGAAGCCGTGTTATTAGATAATGATTTTTTACAATCTTTCATAATTACCGTGAAGAAAAAAAACGATTATTTTATAATAGATGTGTCGCAATTCAGCGAGATTTTAAAAACTGAAGGCGTACAAAAAGCTTTACATTATCTTGCTCAAATACTTTTTAAGGAGACAATATGA
- a CDS encoding inorganic phosphate transporter, with protein MTEIAVIVSILIAFGIGSNDASNALSICVGSGIIKLKKAILFFGGLVFFGIMLQGSNVMKTVGKNLVDVNCNIIIIALTISAALIIFSNWRRLPLSTTQVITGSLIGSAVSANARVNFLVFSKIFLSWAISPFVAVIFSFLLYKILEKTISRFSFFQIEKLLRIFLLISGALISYNTGANELATVLGPVMHSGAEANKIYIFFISALMLFIGAMLLSHRVIETVGKGITTLDPYSGFAAQFGAGCSVLFFTFLGMPVSTTYCIIGGITGVGLTKGIHTVKLSLIKRIAINWILAPSLAFLISYLGTKIIYLILNF; from the coding sequence ATGACAGAAATCGCTGTTATAGTGAGCATTCTTATTGCTTTTGGAATTGGATCCAATGATGCATCCAATGCACTCAGCATCTGTGTTGGCTCAGGAATCATAAAATTAAAAAAAGCTATCCTGTTTTTTGGTGGACTTGTATTTTTCGGCATTATGTTACAGGGAAGTAACGTTATGAAAACAGTTGGTAAAAATCTTGTAGATGTGAACTGTAATATCATTATAATTGCTTTGACTATTTCAGCAGCTTTAATTATATTTTCAAACTGGCGCAGGCTTCCTCTTTCAACTACTCAAGTAATAACCGGGAGTTTAATTGGTTCTGCCGTATCTGCAAATGCCAGGGTAAATTTTTTAGTATTTTCAAAAATTTTTCTTTCATGGGCAATATCACCTTTTGTAGCCGTGATTTTTTCATTTTTACTGTATAAAATTCTTGAAAAAACAATTTCCAGATTCTCATTCTTTCAAATTGAGAAACTTCTGCGAATATTTCTTTTGATAAGCGGAGCATTAATTTCGTATAACACAGGTGCTAATGAGCTTGCCACTGTACTTGGACCAGTGATGCATTCAGGAGCTGAAGCAAATAAAATCTATATATTTTTTATAAGTGCATTAATGCTTTTCATAGGAGCAATGCTTTTAAGCCACAGAGTAATTGAAACTGTTGGCAAAGGCATTACAACATTAGATCCATACTCAGGTTTTGCTGCTCAATTTGGTGCAGGATGTAGTGTTTTATTCTTTACATTTCTAGGAATGCCTGTATCAACAACTTACTGTATCATAGGTGGTATTACCGGAGTTGGCTTAACAAAAGGAATTCACACTGTAAAACTTTCTCTTATTAAAAGAATTGCTATAAACTGGATTTTAGCTCCATCTTTGGCTTTTTTAATTAGTTATCTGGGTACAAAAATTATTTATCTTATTTTAAACTTTTAA
- a CDS encoding tetratricopeptide repeat protein, whose product MEQELTFEERLQEANLLLRYSQYEEACRIYSELIRENSQIPELHNNYGLALFYLNRFDEAVDEFRKAVELNHNFALSYINIGLVYLNREEYNNAENSFLKALDIDNKNPETHYNLAVTYYRMGRKPDAIKHYESFLSYAAENYDKLKVSVQRIIVQIKESLELNNS is encoded by the coding sequence ATGGAACAAGAACTGACATTTGAGGAAAGACTTCAAGAAGCAAACTTACTTCTTCGATACAGCCAATATGAAGAAGCCTGTAGAATTTACAGTGAATTAATCAGAGAAAACTCACAAATACCGGAATTACATAACAATTATGGACTTGCTCTTTTTTATCTTAATAGATTTGACGAGGCAGTAGATGAATTCAGAAAAGCAGTTGAGCTTAATCACAACTTTGCATTGTCTTATATTAATATTGGACTTGTTTATTTAAATAGGGAAGAATATAATAACGCAGAAAACAGCTTTTTAAAGGCTCTTGACATTGATAATAAAAATCCTGAAACTCATTATAATCTGGCAGTAACTTACTATAGGATGGGCAGAAAGCCTGATGCAATAAAACACTATGAATCTTTTTTATCTTATGCTGCTGAAAATTATGACAAATTAAAAGTAAGCGTCCAAAGAATTATTGTCCAGATTAAAGAAAGTCTTGAATTAAATAATTCTTAA
- the lon gene encoding endopeptidase La, whose amino-acid sequence MDEIKKEKDEQNDEKQENKEIEIPEQLPVLAVRDMVIFPYMIIPLFVGREISVKAVEHALNTNRLILLLTQKDFNVETPEPSDLYNIGTVCMIMRMLRLPDGRLKILVQGLSKARALEFSQFEGFYVAKIEKIEDIQLNEITIEHEAVIRTVKEQLEKVISLGKNIPPDATVIIENIDDPGRLSDLIASNLGLKSSEAQQILEITDPIERLNKIREILNREIQLLTIQQKIKQEARDEIDKTQREYFLREQLKAIQKELGDIDEKAEEINEFRRKIEEAKMPEKVREEAEKQLKRLERMHPESAESAVIRTYLEWLTELPWSRSTKDLLDIKAAKAVLDKDHYDLEKVKERILEYLSVRKLKEKMKGPILCFIGPPGVGKTSLGRSIAKALGREFVRISLGGVRDEAEIRGHRRTYVGALPGRIIQGIRQAGTNNPVFMLDEIDKLGMDFRGDPSSALLEVLDPEQNNSFVDHYLGVPFDLSNVMFICTGNIADTIPSALRDRMEIIYLSGYTEEEKLQIAKRYLIPKQLEEHGLNSSILKISDKAIRYIISHYTREAGVRNLEREIANLCRKVAKYIAEDKKQKFYITPQKVYRFLGAPKYLPEEELKKEEVGVATGLAWTEAGGDVIYVEATIMKGKGNLILTGQLGEVMKESAQAALSYVKSKSKELNIDEQLFSTMDLHIHVPAGAIPKDGPSAGITMASAIASVFTGKPLRKDVAMTGEITLRGRVLPIGGLKEKVLAAKRMGIKTVIIPKRNKKDLEELPKYVKEGLKFILVESMDEVLKHVFSKSKTKAQKKEQVTV is encoded by the coding sequence ATGGATGAAATAAAAAAAGAAAAAGACGAACAAAATGATGAAAAGCAAGAGAATAAAGAAATAGAAATTCCTGAACAACTCCCAGTTTTAGCTGTAAGAGATATGGTAATTTTCCCTTACATGATTATTCCTCTCTTTGTTGGAAGAGAGATTTCTGTTAAAGCTGTGGAACATGCTTTAAATACAAATAGACTTATTCTTTTGCTTACTCAGAAGGATTTTAATGTTGAAACTCCGGAGCCTTCTGACCTCTATAATATTGGAACTGTTTGCATGATTATGAGAATGTTAAGACTTCCTGATGGAAGACTTAAGATTCTTGTTCAGGGACTCTCCAAGGCAAGAGCGTTGGAGTTCTCTCAGTTTGAAGGTTTTTATGTGGCAAAAATAGAAAAAATTGAGGATATTCAATTAAACGAGATAACGATTGAACATGAAGCTGTTATAAGGACAGTAAAGGAACAGCTTGAAAAAGTTATTTCTCTAGGGAAAAATATACCACCTGATGCCACTGTGATTATTGAAAATATTGATGATCCTGGAAGACTTTCAGACCTGATTGCATCCAATCTTGGTTTAAAAAGTTCTGAGGCACAGCAAATACTTGAGATTACCGATCCTATTGAGAGGTTAAATAAGATAAGAGAAATACTTAACAGAGAGATTCAACTGCTTACAATACAACAGAAAATAAAGCAAGAGGCAAGAGATGAAATAGACAAAACACAGAGAGAGTATTTTTTAAGAGAACAGCTTAAAGCCATACAGAAAGAACTCGGCGATATTGATGAAAAAGCAGAAGAAATAAATGAATTCAGGAGAAAAATTGAAGAAGCCAAAATGCCTGAGAAAGTTAGAGAAGAAGCTGAAAAGCAGCTTAAAAGACTTGAAAGGATGCATCCTGAATCTGCAGAGTCTGCTGTTATAAGAACATATTTGGAATGGCTTACTGAGCTTCCATGGTCTCGTTCAACCAAGGATCTCCTTGATATAAAAGCAGCAAAAGCAGTTCTTGATAAAGATCATTATGATCTTGAAAAAGTTAAGGAAAGAATACTTGAATATCTAAGTGTAAGAAAGCTTAAAGAAAAAATGAAAGGTCCAATCCTTTGCTTTATTGGACCTCCTGGAGTGGGGAAAACATCTCTTGGTCGTTCTATTGCAAAGGCTTTAGGAAGAGAGTTTGTAAGGATTTCTCTTGGTGGAGTGAGGGATGAGGCTGAAATAAGAGGGCATAGAAGAACTTATGTTGGTGCACTTCCAGGCAGAATTATTCAGGGTATCAGACAGGCAGGCACAAACAATCCTGTATTTATGCTTGATGAGATAGATAAACTTGGAATGGATTTCAGAGGAGATCCTTCTTCTGCACTTCTTGAAGTTCTTGATCCTGAGCAGAATAACAGTTTTGTTGACCACTACCTTGGTGTTCCTTTTGATTTAAGCAATGTTATGTTTATATGCACAGGAAATATTGCAGATACGATTCCATCTGCACTCAGAGACAGAATGGAGATTATCTATCTTTCCGGTTACACAGAGGAGGAAAAACTTCAAATTGCAAAGAGATATCTTATACCAAAACAGCTTGAAGAGCATGGATTGAATTCTTCAATATTAAAAATCAGTGATAAAGCTATAAGATACATAATAAGTCATTATACAAGAGAAGCAGGAGTTAGAAATCTTGAAAGAGAAATAGCTAACCTATGTAGAAAGGTTGCAAAATATATTGCCGAGGATAAAAAACAAAAATTTTACATAACTCCTCAAAAAGTCTACAGATTTCTTGGTGCTCCAAAGTATCTTCCTGAAGAAGAGTTGAAAAAAGAAGAAGTTGGAGTTGCTACAGGACTTGCCTGGACAGAAGCTGGAGGAGATGTAATATATGTTGAAGCAACAATTATGAAAGGCAAGGGTAACTTGATTCTTACAGGACAGCTTGGAGAGGTTATGAAAGAGTCTGCTCAGGCAGCATTAAGTTATGTAAAATCAAAGTCTAAAGAGTTAAATATTGATGAACAACTTTTCAGCACAATGGATTTACACATACATGTTCCTGCAGGTGCTATTCCCAAAGATGGTCCTTCAGCAGGTATAACAATGGCATCAGCAATAGCATCTGTTTTTACAGGTAAGCCTTTAAGAAAAGATGTTGCAATGACAGGAGAGATTACATTACGGGGAAGAGTTCTTCCAATTGGAGGATTAAAAGAAAAAGTGCTTGCAGCGAAGAGAATGGGTATAAAAACAGTGATAATACCTAAAAGAAATAAGAAGGATCTTGAAGAACTGCCCAAATATGTGAAAGAGGGTCTTAAATTTATACTTGTTGAATCAATGGATGAAGTGTTAAAACATGTATTTTCTAAGTCTAAGACAAAAGCTCAAAAGAAAGAGCAAGTAACTGTCTGA